A window from Populus trichocarpa isolate Nisqually-1 chromosome 3, P.trichocarpa_v4.1, whole genome shotgun sequence encodes these proteins:
- the LOC18096701 gene encoding uncharacterized protein LOC18096701 isoform X2 yields MAITATVTTATLSLRPSLTFSSPSLPSSSSSSFFTGKKFASPSILTVRFSKTKTKAYTNGPGPFVYASGDYYATLGVPKSATSKEIKAAYRRLARQYHPDVNKEPGATEKFKEISSAYEVLSDDKKRSLYDQYGEAGVKSTVGGPSSAYTTNPFDLFETFFGASMGGFPGMEQTGFKTRRRSTVTKGEDIRYDISLEFSEAIFGAEKEFELSHLETCEVCAGTGAKMGSKMRICSTCGGRGQVMRTEQTPFGLFSQVSVCPNCGGDGEVISEYCRKCSGEGRIRVKKNIKVKVPPGVGAGSILRVAGEGDAGPRGGPLGDLYVYLDVEEIRGIQRDGINLTSTISISYADAILGTVVKVKTVEGMSELQIPPGTQPGDVLVLAKKGAPKLNKPSIRGDHLFTIKVTIPKRVSAKERELLEELASLSDKNISRSRTQPATRDQEREVETVSETTEESRDQNDPWQKLKDFAGSLTNGALKWLKDNL; encoded by the exons ATGGCCATCACTGCCACTGTGACAACAGCAACCCTCTCCCTCCGCCCCTCGCTAACCTTCTCTTCACCATCActgccatcttcttcttcttcttctttctttacagGTAAGAAGTTTGCTTCTCCATCCATATTAACTGTGAGGTTCAGCAAGACCAAGACAAAGGCCTATACCAATGGTCCTGGGCCTTTCGTCTACGCTTCTGGGGATTACTATGCTACTCTCGGGGTCCCCAAATCTGCTACCAGTAAAGAAATTAAAGCTGCTTATCGAAGGTTAGCTCGTCAG TACCACCCTGATGTCAACAAGGAACCAGGAGCAACTGAAAAGTTTAAGGAGATTAGTTCTGCGTATGAG GTGCTATCAGATGATAAAAAGAGGTCTCTGTATGATCAGTACGGTGAAGCTGGAGTTAAGAGTACAGTAGGGGGACCCTCAAGTGCTTATACG ACTAATCCTTTTGACCTATTTGAGACATTCTTTGGGGCGAGCATGGGTGGTTTTCCTGGCATGGAACAAACTGGGTTCAAGACACGTCGTCGTAGTACTGTTACTAAGGGCGAAGACATACG CTATGACATTAGTTTAGAATTCTCTGAGGCCATATTCGGGGCAGAAAAGGAGTTTGAGCTTTCTCATTTGGAGACATGTGAAGTTTGTGCTGGTACTGGAGCAAAAATGGGTTCCAAGATGAGGATATGCTCAACCTGTGGTGGCAGGGGTCAAGTTATGAGAACTGAGCAAACTCCCTTTGGTTTGTTCTCACAG GTTTCTGTCTGTCCCAATTGTGGTGGGGATGGCGAGGTCATTTCTGAATACTGTCGAAAATGCTCTGGTGAGGGGCGTATTCGtgttaagaaaaatatcaaagtcaAGGTCCCTCCAGGAGTTGGTGCAGGCAGTATTCTAAGAGTAGCCGGAGAGGGTGATGCTGGACCAAGAGG TGGCCCTCTAGGGGATCTTTATGTGTATCTTGATGTTGAAGAGATAAGAGGAATCCAAAGAGATGGCATTAATCTCACCTCAACAATATCTATCAGTTATGCTGATGCAATACTGGGGACTGTTGTTAAG GTGAAAACAGTTGAAGGAATGAGTGAGCTTCAGATTCCACCTGGTACACAGCCAGGGGATGTGTTAGTGCTGGCTAAGAAAGGTGCACCTAAACTGAATAAACCATCCATCCGCGGTGATCACTTATTTACTATTAAAGTTACAATACCAAAGCGTGTAAG TGCCAAAGAACGTGAATTGCTTGAAGAACTTGCTTCACTGAGTGATAAAAATATCTCTCGATCACGAACTCAGCCTGCCA CCAGAGATCAGGAACGCGAGGTGGAAACTGTTTCCGAGACAACTGAAGAATCAAGAGATCAAAATGACCCATGGCAGAAGTTGAAAGATTTTGCGGG GTCTCTCACAAACGGTGCTCTGAAATGGCTGAAGGACAACCTCTAA
- the LOC18096701 gene encoding uncharacterized protein LOC18096701 isoform X1 produces the protein MAITATVTTATLSLRPSLTFSSPSLPSSSSSSFFTGKKFASPSILTVRFSKTKTKAYTNGPGPFVYASGDYYATLGVPKSATSKEIKAAYRRLARQYHPDVNKEPGATEKFKEISSAYEVLSDDKKRSLYDQYGEAGVKSTVGGPSSAYTTNPFDLFETFFGASMGGFPGMEQTGFKTRRRSTVTKGEDIRYDISLEFSEAIFGAEKEFELSHLETCEVCAGTGAKMGSKMRICSTCGGRGQVMRTEQTPFGLFSQVSVCPNCGGDGEVISEYCRKCSGEGRIRVKKNIKVKVPPGVGAGSILRVAGEGDAGPRGGPLGDLYVYLDVEEIRGIQRDGINLTSTISISYADAILGTVVKVKTVEGMSELQIPPGTQPGDVLVLAKKGAPKLNKPSIRGDHLFTIKVTIPKRVSAKERELLEELASLSDKNISRSRTQPATRDQEREVETVSETTEESRDQNDPWQKLKDFAGDIYRSLTNGALKWLKDNL, from the exons ATGGCCATCACTGCCACTGTGACAACAGCAACCCTCTCCCTCCGCCCCTCGCTAACCTTCTCTTCACCATCActgccatcttcttcttcttcttctttctttacagGTAAGAAGTTTGCTTCTCCATCCATATTAACTGTGAGGTTCAGCAAGACCAAGACAAAGGCCTATACCAATGGTCCTGGGCCTTTCGTCTACGCTTCTGGGGATTACTATGCTACTCTCGGGGTCCCCAAATCTGCTACCAGTAAAGAAATTAAAGCTGCTTATCGAAGGTTAGCTCGTCAG TACCACCCTGATGTCAACAAGGAACCAGGAGCAACTGAAAAGTTTAAGGAGATTAGTTCTGCGTATGAG GTGCTATCAGATGATAAAAAGAGGTCTCTGTATGATCAGTACGGTGAAGCTGGAGTTAAGAGTACAGTAGGGGGACCCTCAAGTGCTTATACG ACTAATCCTTTTGACCTATTTGAGACATTCTTTGGGGCGAGCATGGGTGGTTTTCCTGGCATGGAACAAACTGGGTTCAAGACACGTCGTCGTAGTACTGTTACTAAGGGCGAAGACATACG CTATGACATTAGTTTAGAATTCTCTGAGGCCATATTCGGGGCAGAAAAGGAGTTTGAGCTTTCTCATTTGGAGACATGTGAAGTTTGTGCTGGTACTGGAGCAAAAATGGGTTCCAAGATGAGGATATGCTCAACCTGTGGTGGCAGGGGTCAAGTTATGAGAACTGAGCAAACTCCCTTTGGTTTGTTCTCACAG GTTTCTGTCTGTCCCAATTGTGGTGGGGATGGCGAGGTCATTTCTGAATACTGTCGAAAATGCTCTGGTGAGGGGCGTATTCGtgttaagaaaaatatcaaagtcaAGGTCCCTCCAGGAGTTGGTGCAGGCAGTATTCTAAGAGTAGCCGGAGAGGGTGATGCTGGACCAAGAGG TGGCCCTCTAGGGGATCTTTATGTGTATCTTGATGTTGAAGAGATAAGAGGAATCCAAAGAGATGGCATTAATCTCACCTCAACAATATCTATCAGTTATGCTGATGCAATACTGGGGACTGTTGTTAAG GTGAAAACAGTTGAAGGAATGAGTGAGCTTCAGATTCCACCTGGTACACAGCCAGGGGATGTGTTAGTGCTGGCTAAGAAAGGTGCACCTAAACTGAATAAACCATCCATCCGCGGTGATCACTTATTTACTATTAAAGTTACAATACCAAAGCGTGTAAG TGCCAAAGAACGTGAATTGCTTGAAGAACTTGCTTCACTGAGTGATAAAAATATCTCTCGATCACGAACTCAGCCTGCCA CCAGAGATCAGGAACGCGAGGTGGAAACTGTTTCCGAGACAACTGAAGAATCAAGAGATCAAAATGACCCATGGCAGAAGTTGAAAGATTTTGCGGG TGACATTTACAGGTCTCTCACAAACGGTGCTCTGAAATGGCTGAAGGACAACCTCTAA